A single genomic interval of Flavihumibacter rivuli harbors:
- the rplD gene encoding 50S ribosomal protein L4 yields MQVDVLNIQGQKTGRTIELPEEIFGIEPNDHVIYLAVKQFLAAQRQGTHKVKTRKEVQGASRKLHRQKGTGGSRKGNLRNPLYKGGGTIFGPKPRDYDFKLNRKVKDLAKMSALAHKAKENAILVIEDINFDTPKTKAFTGVLKALNVADKKTLFVLPENGENVYLSLRNLPSVEGTLLSDVNTYDIVNAQVLVLSESAAKVFSEAEVEENA; encoded by the coding sequence ATGCAAGTAGATGTATTAAATATACAAGGACAGAAGACCGGTAGGACCATAGAGTTGCCGGAAGAAATCTTCGGTATTGAGCCTAACGATCACGTGATCTACCTGGCAGTTAAGCAGTTCCTGGCAGCGCAGCGCCAGGGTACGCATAAAGTAAAGACCCGTAAAGAGGTTCAGGGTGCCAGCCGTAAGCTGCACCGCCAAAAGGGTACCGGTGGATCCCGTAAGGGTAACCTGCGTAACCCCCTGTATAAGGGTGGTGGTACCATTTTCGGCCCCAAGCCCCGCGACTATGATTTCAAACTGAACCGTAAAGTGAAGGACCTGGCCAAGATGTCAGCCCTTGCTCACAAGGCTAAGGAGAATGCGATCCTTGTAATTGAGGATATCAACTTCGATACCCCCAAGACCAAGGCATTCACCGGTGTGCTGAAGGCCCTGAACGTAGCAGATAAGAAGACCCTGTTCGTTCTGCCTGAGAACGGTGAGAATGTTTACCTGAGCCTGCGCAACCTGCCTTCAGTAGAAGGTACCCTGCTGAGCGATGTAAACACTTACGATATCGTAAACGCCCAGGTACTGGTGCTGAGCGAAAGCGCAGCTAAAGTTTTCAGCGAAGCTGAGGTTGAAGAAAACGCATAA
- the rpmD gene encoding 50S ribosomal protein L30: MKKIKITQVKSAIDRPADQKQTLVALGLKKLNASREVVATPQILGMVRKVEHLLKVEEI, encoded by the coding sequence ATGAAAAAGATTAAGATCACTCAAGTTAAAAGCGCTATCGATCGTCCCGCTGATCAGAAGCAAACCCTGGTTGCACTTGGCTTGAAAAAGCTGAACGCCAGCCGTGAAGTTGTGGCTACTCCTCAGATCCTGGGAATGGTACGCAAGGTTGAACACCTTTTGAAGGTGGAAGAAATCTAA
- the rpsE gene encoding 30S ribosomal protein S5, translating to MAKVNLNKVKAGDLELKEKVVAINRVVKTTKGGRAFSFSALVVVGNENGVVGHGLGKAKEVQEAITKGIEDAKKNLIKVPVMHGTIPHDQLAKEGAAKVLIKPAAHGTGVIAGGSMRAVLESAGITDVLAKSLGSANPHNVVKATFKALATLREPVQVAKTRTVSLKKVFNG from the coding sequence ATGGCAAAAGTAAACTTAAACAAAGTTAAAGCCGGCGACCTGGAATTGAAGGAGAAAGTGGTTGCTATCAACCGTGTGGTTAAGACTACCAAGGGTGGTCGTGCCTTCAGCTTCTCTGCCCTGGTGGTGGTAGGTAACGAGAATGGCGTTGTTGGTCATGGTCTGGGTAAGGCTAAAGAAGTGCAGGAAGCAATTACGAAGGGTATCGAAGATGCCAAGAAGAACCTGATCAAAGTGCCTGTTATGCACGGTACTATTCCCCATGATCAGCTCGCCAAGGAAGGTGCTGCCAAGGTTTTGATCAAGCCTGCAGCTCACGGTACTGGTGTGATCGCTGGTGGCAGCATGCGTGCTGTACTGGAAAGCGCTGGTATCACCGACGTTCTTGCCAAGAGCCTTGGTTCAGCTAACCCCCATAACGTGGTGAAAGCTACCTTCAAAGCACTGGCTACCCTCCGTGAGCCCGTACAGGTTGCTAAGACCCGTACTGTTAGCCTCAAGAAAGTATTTAATGGTTAA
- the rpsN gene encoding 30S ribosomal protein S14, whose product MAKKSVEARQRKREALVAKFAEKRAALKAEGNYEALDLLPRNASPVRLKNRCQLTGRPKGYMRFFGISRVTFRDMALAGKIPGVKKASW is encoded by the coding sequence ATGGCTAAAAAATCGGTAGAAGCCAGGCAAAGGAAAAGGGAAGCTCTGGTAGCTAAGTTCGCTGAGAAGCGCGCTGCACTGAAAGCTGAAGGTAACTACGAGGCACTTGATCTGTTGCCACGTAACGCCTCTCCTGTTCGTCTGAAAAATCGTTGTCAGCTTACAGGCCGTCCTAAAGGTTACATGCGTTTCTTCGGAATCTCAAGGGTGACCTTCCGTGACATGGCTCTGGCTGGTAAGATCCCTGGCGTAAAGAAAGCCAGCTGGTAA
- the rpsS gene encoding 30S ribosomal protein S19, producing MARSIKKGPYVDAKLEKKVVDMTEGKSKKGVIKTWSRRSTITPEFVGHTFAVHNGNKFIPVYVTEFMVGHKLGEFAPTRNFKGHSSKKM from the coding sequence ATGGCTCGTTCAATTAAAAAAGGTCCTTACGTAGACGCTAAACTGGAGAAGAAGGTAGTGGATATGACCGAAGGCAAAAGCAAGAAGGGTGTAATCAAAACCTGGAGCCGTCGTTCAACTATTACTCCTGAGTTCGTGGGTCACACTTTTGCCGTGCACAATGGTAACAAGTTCATCCCTGTTTACGTAACTGAGTTCATGGTAGGTCATAAGTTAGGTGAATTTGCCCCTACCCGTAACTTCAAGGGACACTCAAGCAAGAAAATGTAA
- a CDS encoding DUF4126 domain-containing protein produces MGPYITAIAIGIGLSACCGFRVFVPLLAASLAGYLGWIPLNQDMAWLGTMPAIISFGVASVLEIGAYYVPFIDNLLDTIASPLAVAAGTLVAASVLPAGEMEPLLRWGLGLIAGGATAGSIQLGTGILRLFSTKSTAGTGNALVATGENAAAITGSALSLLVPVIFAVIMLVLAGWIIYKAFGRLAGK; encoded by the coding sequence ATGGGTCCTTATATAACAGCAATAGCGATCGGGATAGGTTTGAGTGCCTGTTGTGGTTTCCGGGTATTCGTACCCTTACTTGCAGCTTCACTGGCAGGCTACTTAGGCTGGATTCCCCTGAACCAGGATATGGCCTGGCTGGGGACGATGCCGGCCATTATCAGTTTTGGGGTGGCATCGGTTTTGGAGATAGGGGCTTACTATGTTCCTTTCATTGATAACCTCCTTGACACCATTGCTTCCCCGCTGGCCGTAGCCGCAGGTACCCTGGTAGCTGCATCGGTGCTTCCTGCAGGGGAAATGGAGCCCTTGCTAAGATGGGGACTTGGACTTATAGCCGGTGGGGCAACTGCGGGTTCCATTCAGTTGGGGACAGGTATTTTAAGGTTGTTTTCTACCAAATCAACCGCTGGCACCGGTAATGCCCTGGTGGCGACGGGGGAGAATGCCGCGGCCATAACCGGCTCAGCGTTAAGCCTCCTGGTGCCAGTGATATTTGCGGTGATCATGCTTGTCCTGGCAGGATGGATTATATATAAGGCCTTTGGCCGCCTGGCCGGGAAATAG
- the rplV gene encoding 50S ribosomal protein L22 gives MEAVAKLRNYPTSPRKMRLLADLIRGMEVEKALAVLEHNAKHPAVPLRKLVVSAISNWKQANQGGDESQLVVKTVFVDGARTLKRMRPAPQGRGYRVRKRSNHVTVIVDTK, from the coding sequence ATGGAAGCAGTAGCTAAACTGAGAAATTATCCCACTTCGCCCAGAAAAATGCGTTTGCTGGCTGACCTGATCCGTGGTATGGAAGTAGAGAAGGCCCTGGCAGTTTTGGAGCACAATGCCAAGCATCCGGCTGTTCCCCTGCGCAAACTGGTGGTAAGTGCAATCAGCAACTGGAAACAAGCTAACCAGGGTGGTGATGAATCACAACTGGTGGTTAAGACCGTCTTCGTTGATGGCGCCAGGACGTTGAAGCGTATGCGTCCCGCCCCTCAGGGCCGTGGTTACCGTGTTCGCAAGCGCAGCAATCACGTAACAGTAATTGTAGATACTAAATAA
- the rplW gene encoding 50S ribosomal protein L23 yields the protein MKLSEVLIKPILTEKANSQQEGLRRFAFKVARKANKLEIKKAVETFYGVTVVDVNTAVIPGKNKTRFTKAGFIQGRKPAYKKALVTVAEGETIDLYGAV from the coding sequence ATGAAACTTTCTGAAGTATTGATAAAGCCTATTTTGACTGAGAAGGCGAACAGCCAGCAGGAAGGTCTGCGTCGTTTCGCGTTCAAGGTTGCCCGTAAGGCTAACAAGCTGGAGATCAAGAAAGCTGTTGAGACTTTCTATGGTGTAACCGTAGTTGATGTTAACACAGCAGTGATCCCTGGTAAGAACAAGACCCGCTTTACCAAGGCTGGTTTCATTCAGGGTCGCAAGCCTGCTTATAAGAAAGCGCTGGTGACTGTTGCTGAAGGTGAGACCATTGACCTGTATGGCGCAGTTTAA
- the rplR gene encoding 50S ribosomal protein L18 has product MDAKVIKRQKIKYRIRKKVGGTPQKPRLSVFRSNTDIYVQLIDDLNSVTLAAASSKDKDIAAQKGTKIEKSKLVGLAIARKAAELGLTAVTFDRGGYLYHGRVKSVADGAREGGLQF; this is encoded by the coding sequence ATGGACGCTAAAGTTATCAAAAGGCAAAAGATCAAGTACCGCATTCGTAAGAAGGTGGGTGGTACTCCTCAAAAGCCTCGTCTGTCTGTATTCCGTAGCAATACTGACATTTATGTTCAGCTGATCGACGACCTGAACAGTGTTACCCTCGCCGCTGCTTCCAGCAAGGACAAGGATATCGCTGCCCAGAAAGGAACCAAGATTGAGAAAAGCAAGCTGGTTGGTTTGGCTATTGCACGTAAAGCTGCTGAACTGGGTTTGACCGCTGTTACCTTTGATCGTGGTGGTTACCTCTACCATGGTCGTGTAAAGTCTGTTGCAGATGGCGCACGTGAAGGTGGTCTTCAGTTCTAA
- the rpsH gene encoding 30S ribosomal protein S8, translated as MVTDPIADFLTRIRNAQMAGHRIVEIPASNLKKRITEILYDKGYILKYKFEEDNKQGVIKIALKYDPSTKQPAIQSLERVSRPGLRQYAKPADFSRVKNGLGVAIISTSKGVMTDKEAKAQNVGGEVLCYIY; from the coding sequence ATGGTTACTGATCCTATAGCAGATTTCCTGACCCGCATTCGTAATGCTCAAATGGCTGGTCACCGTATTGTGGAGATCCCTGCTTCTAACCTGAAAAAGCGTATTACTGAAATCCTGTACGATAAGGGTTATATCCTGAAGTACAAGTTTGAAGAAGATAACAAGCAAGGTGTTATCAAAATCGCCCTTAAGTACGATCCCTCCACCAAGCAGCCCGCTATCCAGTCACTGGAAAGGGTTAGCCGTCCTGGTCTTCGCCAGTATGCTAAGCCTGCTGATTTCAGCCGCGTAAAGAACGGTCTGGGTGTTGCCATCATTTCTACTTCCAAGGGTGTAATGACCGACAAGGAAGCCAAGGCCCAGAACGTAGGTGGCGAGGTTCTTTGCTACATCTACTAA
- the rpsJ gene encoding 30S ribosomal protein S10, whose translation MSQRIRIKLQSYDHNLVDKSAEKIVKTVRSTGAVVTGPIPLPTQKKIFTVLRSPHVNKKAREQFQLCTHKRLLDIYTSSSRTVDALSKLDLPSGVEVEIKA comes from the coding sequence ATGTCACAGCGAATCAGAATAAAATTGCAGTCTTACGATCACAACCTGGTAGACAAATCTGCCGAAAAGATCGTTAAAACCGTTCGTAGTACAGGTGCAGTGGTAACTGGTCCTATTCCTTTGCCTACCCAGAAGAAAATCTTCACTGTACTGCGCTCTCCACACGTTAACAAGAAGGCTCGTGAGCAGTTCCAACTGTGCACTCACAAGCGTTTGTTGGACATCTATACCAGTTCTTCCAGGACTGTAGATGCCCTGAGCAAGCTTGACCTGCCTTCAGGTGTTGAGGTTGAGATCAAGGCCTAA
- the rpsQ gene encoding 30S ribosomal protein S17, protein MAERNLRKTRIGVVTSNKMEKTITVAVERKVKHPIYGKFLKKTTKFHAHDEKNECNIGDTVRIMETRPLSKTKRWRLVEVVEKVK, encoded by the coding sequence ATGGCTGAAAGAAATTTGCGTAAAACAAGGATCGGGGTGGTTACCAGCAACAAGATGGAAAAGACCATCACTGTTGCCGTAGAAAGAAAGGTAAAACACCCAATTTACGGTAAGTTCCTGAAGAAGACCACCAAGTTCCACGCTCATGATGAGAAGAACGAGTGCAACATTGGTGACACCGTTCGCATCATGGAAACCCGTCCGCTTAGTAAGACCAAGCGTTGGAGACTGGTGGAAGTGGTTGAAAAGGTTAAATAA
- the rplP gene encoding 50S ribosomal protein L16 encodes MLQPKRTKHRKMQKMPVKGNAKRGTTLSFGSFGLKALETVWMTDRQIESARQAMTRHMKREGSVWIRIFPDKIVTRKPLEVRMGKGKGNPDHWAAVVKPGRILFECDGVPMELAKEAMELAAQKLPIKTKFVVRRDLQS; translated from the coding sequence ATGTTACAACCTAAAAGAACGAAGCACAGGAAGATGCAGAAGATGCCTGTGAAAGGCAACGCAAAACGCGGTACTACCCTGTCATTTGGTTCATTCGGTTTGAAGGCTTTGGAAACTGTGTGGATGACCGACCGTCAGATTGAAAGTGCCCGCCAGGCAATGACCCGTCACATGAAGCGTGAGGGTAGTGTTTGGATCCGCATTTTCCCTGATAAAATTGTTACCCGTAAGCCACTGGAAGTGAGGATGGGTAAAGGTAAAGGTAACCCTGATCATTGGGCTGCCGTAGTTAAGCCTGGTCGTATTTTGTTTGAATGCGACGGTGTTCCCATGGAACTGGCCAAAGAAGCGATGGAACTGGCTGCTCAGAAGCTTCCCATCAAAACCAAGTTTGTGGTTCGCAGGGATCTGCAGTCATAA
- the rpsC gene encoding 30S ribosomal protein S3: MGQKTNPIGARLGIIRGWESNWYGNKKDFSTKLIEDHKIRTYLNARINKGGISKIVIERTLGKLIVTIHTSKPGIIIGKGGNEVDRIKEELKKLTGKDDVQINILEIRRPELDANIVADTIAKQIENRINYKRAIKMAIASALRMGAEGIKIKVAGRLGGAEIARTEEIKQGRTPLHTLRMDIDYANVFALTVYGKIGIKVWICKGEVLTKRDLNPNFIGGKSEVSDRRERRDDRGGDRRDRGGRGGDRRERRN, from the coding sequence ATGGGTCAGAAAACAAATCCTATTGGTGCAAGGTTGGGAATCATCCGCGGTTGGGAAAGCAACTGGTATGGCAACAAGAAAGATTTCTCTACCAAGTTGATCGAGGATCATAAGATCCGTACTTACCTGAATGCCCGTATCAATAAGGGGGGCATTTCCAAGATCGTTATCGAGCGTACGCTGGGTAAGTTGATCGTAACCATCCATACATCCAAGCCTGGTATCATCATAGGAAAAGGTGGTAATGAGGTTGACCGCATTAAGGAAGAGTTGAAGAAGCTGACCGGTAAGGATGATGTGCAGATCAATATCCTGGAGATCCGTCGCCCGGAATTGGATGCCAACATCGTTGCTGACACCATTGCCAAGCAAATTGAGAACCGTATCAACTATAAGCGTGCTATCAAGATGGCGATTGCTTCTGCGCTCCGCATGGGTGCTGAAGGTATCAAGATCAAGGTTGCAGGTCGTTTGGGTGGTGCTGAAATCGCCCGTACCGAAGAGATCAAGCAGGGTCGTACACCTTTGCACACCCTTCGTATGGATATTGACTATGCTAACGTATTCGCACTGACTGTTTACGGAAAGATTGGTATCAAGGTATGGATCTGTAAAGGTGAAGTACTTACCAAGCGCGACCTTAACCCCAATTTCATTGGAGGTAAGAGCGAAGTAAGTGACAGGAGGGAGCGTCGTGATGATCGCGGTGGTGACCGTCGTGATCGCGGTGGACGTGGTGGAGACAGAAGAGAGCGTAGAAACTAA
- the rplE gene encoding 50S ribosomal protein L5: MSTVKYTPRLADKYTSEVVPALMKKFGYKTIMQAPKLTKICLNRGVNGAVADKKLVDIAVEELTTITGQKAVPTMSKKDISNFKLRKHMPIGARVTLRGEKMYEFLDRLISVSLPRVRDFKGVSEKAFDGRGNYTLGVTEQIIFPEIDIDKVNKITGLDITFVTTAQTNEEAYELLKELGMPFRNIKKDNQ; the protein is encoded by the coding sequence ATGAGTACCGTTAAATATACTCCGCGTCTGGCAGACAAGTACACTAGTGAAGTAGTACCTGCCTTAATGAAGAAATTCGGATACAAGACCATCATGCAGGCTCCCAAGCTGACCAAGATCTGCTTGAACCGTGGTGTGAATGGCGCTGTTGCCGATAAGAAACTGGTTGATATCGCTGTAGAAGAGCTGACCACCATCACCGGTCAGAAAGCGGTTCCTACCATGTCTAAGAAGGACATCTCTAACTTCAAACTGCGTAAGCACATGCCAATTGGCGCCCGTGTTACCCTGCGTGGTGAGAAGATGTATGAGTTCCTGGATCGCCTGATCTCTGTGTCACTGCCTCGTGTACGTGACTTCAAGGGTGTAAGCGAGAAGGCTTTCGATGGCCGCGGTAACTATACCTTGGGTGTAACCGAGCAGATCATTTTCCCTGAGATCGATATCGACAAGGTGAATAAGATCACTGGACTGGACATCACTTTTGTTACCACTGCCCAGACCAACGAAGAGGCTTATGAACTCCTGAAGGAGCTTGGTATGCCTTTCCGTAACATTAAAAAAGACAACCAATAA
- the rpmC gene encoding 50S ribosomal protein L29, whose product MSKKIDFVKSLKDMSVADLKARIQEDELRLKKLEFAHAITPLENPMSIRSLRRDISRLKTELNKKLATA is encoded by the coding sequence ATGTCTAAGAAAATCGATTTCGTTAAGAGCCTGAAGGACATGAGTGTTGCTGATCTGAAGGCCCGTATTCAGGAAGATGAGCTGCGCCTGAAAAAGCTGGAGTTCGCCCATGCGATCACTCCGCTGGAGAACCCCATGAGCATCCGCTCCCTGCGCAGGGATATTTCCCGTCTGAAAACGGAATTAAACAAGAAGCTGGCTACTGCCTAA
- the rplC gene encoding 50S ribosomal protein L3, whose protein sequence is MKGIIGKKVGMTSIFSPDGKQTACTIIEAGPCVVTQVKTKESDGYNALQLAFGDKKEKHTTKAEANHFSKAQTAAKRFVKEFRDFSVEKALGETVTAEIFAEGEKVDVVGTSKGKGFQGVVKRHGFSGVGEASHGQHDRQRAPGSLGNSSDASRVMKGMRMAGHMGNERVKMKGLKILKVFPEKNYILVSGSVPGHNGSIVFIQK, encoded by the coding sequence ATGAAAGGAATCATTGGAAAAAAGGTTGGGATGACCAGCATCTTCAGTCCCGATGGCAAGCAAACTGCTTGCACCATCATTGAGGCTGGTCCTTGCGTTGTAACCCAGGTGAAGACCAAAGAGTCAGACGGTTACAATGCCCTGCAACTCGCATTCGGCGACAAGAAAGAAAAGCACACTACAAAAGCCGAAGCAAATCACTTCTCTAAAGCACAAACTGCCGCGAAGCGTTTCGTAAAAGAATTCCGCGATTTCTCTGTTGAAAAAGCTCTGGGTGAAACTGTTACTGCAGAAATTTTCGCCGAAGGTGAAAAAGTTGATGTAGTAGGTACTTCCAAGGGTAAGGGTTTCCAGGGTGTTGTTAAGCGCCATGGTTTCTCTGGTGTTGGTGAAGCATCTCACGGTCAGCACGACCGTCAGCGCGCTCCGGGTTCATTGGGTAACTCTTCTGACGCTTCCCGCGTAATGAAGGGTATGCGCATGGCCGGCCATATGGGTAATGAGCGAGTGAAGATGAAGGGCCTGAAGATCCTGAAAGTATTCCCTGAGAAGAACTATATCCTGGTTAGTGGTTCAGTTCCTGGCCACAACGGTTCTATCGTTTTTATCCAGAAGTAA
- the rplB gene encoding 50S ribosomal protein L2, which yields MALRKYKPMTAGTRWRIGNAYAEVTTNVPEKSLVEKIKSTGGRNAQGRRSMRYIGGGHAKMYRLVDFKRDKKDIPATVATIEYDPNRSAFIALLNYADGEKRYILAPKGLQVGATVISGDAVAPEIGNALMLKNMPLGTIVHNIEMQPGQGGKIARSAGSGANLNAKEEKYAVLKMPSGELRKVLINCYATVGEVGNSDHNLQSMGKAGRNRWKGIRPRNRGVAMNPVDHPMGGGEGKASGGHPRSRTGKYAKGQKTRKHKGSDKLIIQRKNGKKLA from the coding sequence ATGGCATTAAGAAAGTATAAACCGATGACAGCTGGTACGCGTTGGAGAATTGGAAACGCGTACGCAGAAGTTACTACAAATGTTCCTGAGAAGAGCCTGGTTGAGAAGATCAAGTCAACCGGTGGTCGTAACGCCCAGGGGCGTCGCAGCATGCGCTACATTGGTGGTGGTCATGCCAAGATGTACCGTCTGGTTGATTTCAAGCGCGACAAGAAGGATATTCCTGCAACTGTTGCTACCATTGAGTATGATCCGAACCGTTCAGCGTTCATCGCCCTGTTGAATTATGCTGATGGTGAGAAGCGTTATATCCTGGCCCCCAAAGGCCTGCAGGTTGGTGCTACCGTTATCAGTGGTGACGCTGTTGCCCCTGAGATCGGCAATGCCCTGATGCTGAAGAATATGCCTCTCGGTACCATCGTTCACAATATTGAAATGCAGCCTGGCCAGGGTGGTAAGATCGCCCGTAGCGCCGGTTCAGGAGCCAACCTGAATGCGAAGGAGGAGAAGTACGCTGTATTGAAGATGCCTTCAGGCGAACTGAGGAAAGTATTGATCAATTGCTACGCTACTGTAGGTGAGGTTGGTAACAGCGACCACAACTTGCAAAGCATGGGTAAGGCTGGTCGTAACCGTTGGAAGGGTATCCGCCCCCGCAACCGTGGTGTGGCCATGAACCCTGTAGATCACCCAATGGGTGGTGGTGAAGGTAAGGCTTCAGGTGGTCACCCAAGGAGCAGGACCGGTAAGTATGCTAAGGGACAGAAGACCCGTAAGCATAAGGGTTCTGACAAGTTGATCATTCAGCGTAAGAATGGTAAGAAGTTAGCCTAA
- the rplF gene encoding 50S ribosomal protein L6 produces the protein MSRIGKKPITVPAGVTITVGKDNVIAVKGPKGELKQAIDRDITVEVKDGEVLITRPTDQIRHRAMHGLYRALIANLVKGVTEGFKADLELVGVGFKAANTGNLLDLALGYSHNIIFEIPSELKVTTVTEKGQNPKISLEGIDKQLLGQVAAKIRSLRKPEPYKGKGVRFVGEVVRKKAGKSAGK, from the coding sequence ATGTCTCGTATAGGTAAAAAGCCGATCACTGTTCCTGCCGGAGTTACCATTACTGTTGGAAAGGATAATGTGATTGCCGTTAAAGGTCCCAAAGGCGAGCTGAAGCAAGCCATTGACAGGGATATCACTGTAGAAGTGAAGGATGGTGAAGTACTGATCACCCGTCCTACTGACCAGATCCGTCACCGTGCCATGCATGGTCTGTACCGCGCACTGATCGCTAACCTGGTAAAAGGTGTTACAGAAGGATTTAAGGCCGACCTGGAACTGGTGGGTGTGGGTTTCAAAGCCGCAAACACCGGAAACCTTTTGGACCTGGCGCTCGGTTACTCCCATAATATCATTTTTGAGATCCCCAGTGAACTGAAGGTTACAACAGTAACTGAAAAAGGTCAAAACCCAAAGATCAGCCTGGAAGGTATCGATAAGCAACTGCTTGGACAGGTGGCTGCCAAGATCCGCAGTCTTCGTAAGCCTGAGCCATACAAAGGAAAAGGTGTTCGCTTTGTTGGTGAAGTGGTTCGCAAGAAAGCAGGTAAATCTGCTGGTAAGTAA
- the rplX gene encoding 50S ribosomal protein L24, protein MSTRFKPKYNIKKGDTVVVIAGDDKDLKKPRKVLEVIVDKGRVVVEGVNIITKHTKPSAQNTKGGIVKKEAPINISNVMLWDAKAGAATKVKRNRENGKLVRVSKKSGEVIK, encoded by the coding sequence ATGAGCACAAGATTCAAACCGAAATACAACATCAAAAAGGGCGACACAGTAGTTGTGATTGCCGGCGATGACAAGGACCTGAAGAAACCCCGCAAGGTTTTGGAGGTAATCGTTGATAAAGGCCGTGTTGTAGTGGAAGGTGTGAACATCATTACAAAGCACACCAAGCCGTCTGCCCAGAATACCAAGGGTGGCATCGTTAAGAAAGAAGCCCCCATTAACATTTCCAACGTTATGTTGTGGGATGCTAAGGCTGGTGCCGCTACCAAGGTAAAGCGTAACCGTGAAAATGGTAAGCTAGTTCGTGTTTCAAAAAAATCAGGGGAGGTAATTAAGTAA
- the rplN gene encoding 50S ribosomal protein L14 — protein MIQQESRLNVADNSGAKEVLVIRVLGNSGQDYARIGDKIVVTVKDAIPAGGIKKGTVTKAVIVRTKNKLRRKDGSYIRFDDNAVVLLNNADEPRGTRIFGPVARELRDKGYMKIISLAPEVL, from the coding sequence ATGATTCAGCAAGAAAGCAGATTGAACGTAGCGGACAACAGCGGTGCCAAGGAAGTATTGGTTATCCGCGTGCTGGGTAACAGTGGACAGGATTACGCCAGGATCGGCGATAAGATCGTTGTTACTGTTAAGGACGCTATTCCTGCCGGCGGCATTAAGAAAGGTACCGTAACTAAAGCAGTTATCGTTCGTACCAAGAACAAATTGCGCCGTAAAGATGGTTCTTACATCCGTTTCGACGACAATGCCGTAGTGTTGTTGAACAACGCCGATGAGCCCCGCGGTACACGTATTTTCGGACCTGTTGCCAGGGAACTGCGCGACAAGGGTTATATGAAGATTATTTCTCTTGCTCCGGAAGTATTATAA